A portion of the Calliphora vicina chromosome 5, idCalVici1.1, whole genome shotgun sequence genome contains these proteins:
- the ITP gene encoding ion transport peptide-like isoform X3, whose translation MFKMCSRNIKISVVLFLVLVPLFTALPHNHNLSKRSNFFDLECKGIFNKTMFFRLDRICEDCYQLFRETSIHRLCKKNCFDSKWFGECLKVLLIPPEEVSKLQHFIKVINGSPVPSFNMTPVTT comes from the exons ATGTGTTCCCGCAACATTAAGATCTCGGTAGTGCTGTTTCTTGTTTTGGTTCCACTATTCACAGCTTTGCCCCACAATCATAATTTATCCAAAAGAAGTAATTTCTTCGATTTAGAGTGCAAGGGTATCTTCAACAAAACCATGTTCTTCCGCCTGGATCGTATATGTGAAGACTGTTATCAACTATTCCGTGAAACAAGTATACATCGGTTATGCAA gaaaaactgTTTTGATTCAAAGTGGTTTGGTGAATGtttgaaagttttattaattccCCCAGAAGAAGTTTCAAAAttgcaacattttattaaagttaTAAATGGTTCACCCGTCCCCTCATTCAATATGACGCCGGTTacaacataa
- the ITP gene encoding ion transport peptide-like isoform X4, whose amino-acid sequence MMCSRNIKISVVLFLVLVPLFTALPHNHNLSKRSNFFDLECKGIFNKTMFFRLDRICEDCYQLFRETSIHRLCKKNCFDSKWFGECLKVLLIPPEEVSKLQHFIKVINGSPVPSFNMTPVTT is encoded by the exons ATGTGTTCCCGCAACATTAAGATCTCGGTAGTGCTGTTTCTTGTTTTGGTTCCACTATTCACAGCTTTGCCCCACAATCATAATTTATCCAAAAGAAGTAATTTCTTCGATTTAGAGTGCAAGGGTATCTTCAACAAAACCATGTTCTTCCGCCTGGATCGTATATGTGAAGACTGTTATCAACTATTCCGTGAAACAAGTATACATCGGTTATGCAA gaaaaactgTTTTGATTCAAAGTGGTTTGGTGAATGtttgaaagttttattaattccCCCAGAAGAAGTTTCAAAAttgcaacattttattaaagttaTAAATGGTTCACCCGTCCCCTCATTCAATATGACGCCGGTTacaacataa
- the ITP gene encoding ion transport peptide-like isoform X1 gives MPNKNYFVNMCSRNIKISVVLFLVLVPLFTALPHNHNLSKRSNFFDLECKGIFNKTMFFRLDRICEDCYQLFRETSIHRLCKKNCFDSKWFGECLKVLLIPPEEVSKLQHFIKVINGSPVPSFNMTPVTT, from the exons ATGTGTTCCCGCAACATTAAGATCTCGGTAGTGCTGTTTCTTGTTTTGGTTCCACTATTCACAGCTTTGCCCCACAATCATAATTTATCCAAAAGAAGTAATTTCTTCGATTTAGAGTGCAAGGGTATCTTCAACAAAACCATGTTCTTCCGCCTGGATCGTATATGTGAAGACTGTTATCAACTATTCCGTGAAACAAGTATACATCGGTTATGCAA gaaaaactgTTTTGATTCAAAGTGGTTTGGTGAATGtttgaaagttttattaattccCCCAGAAGAAGTTTCAAAAttgcaacattttattaaagttaTAAATGGTTCACCCGTCCCCTCATTCAATATGACGCCGGTTacaacataa
- the ITP gene encoding ion transport peptide-like isoform X2, whose translation MPNKNYFVNMCSRNIKISVVLFLVLVPLFTALPHNHNLSKRSNFFDLECKGIFNKTMFFRLDRICEDCYQLFRETSIHRLCKQKCFTHETFGSCLKVLLIPDEEVTQLQYFLKVINGSPLSSFDFTALF comes from the exons ATGTGTTCCCGCAACATTAAGATCTCGGTAGTGCTGTTTCTTGTTTTGGTTCCACTATTCACAGCTTTGCCCCACAATCATAATTTATCCAAAAGAAGTAATTTCTTCGATTTAGAGTGCAAGGGTATCTTCAACAAAACCATGTTCTTCCGCCTGGATCGTATATGTGAAGACTGTTATCAACTATTCCGTGAAACAAGTATACATCGGTTATGCAA gcAAAAATGTTTTACACATGAAACCTTTGGAAGTTGTCTTAAAGTTTTGTTAATACCCGATGAGGAAGTAACACAACTACAATATTTCCTTAAAGTTATCAACGGATCACCATTATCTTCATTCGATTTTACagcattattttaa
- the ITP gene encoding ion transport peptide isoform X5 translates to MPNKNYFVNMCSRNIKISVVLFLVLVPLFTALPHNHNLSKRSNFFDLECKGIFNKTMFFRLDRICEDCYQLFRETSIHRLCKQDCFGSPFFNACIEALQLHEEMDKYNEWRDTLGKK, encoded by the exons ATGTGTTCCCGCAACATTAAGATCTCGGTAGTGCTGTTTCTTGTTTTGGTTCCACTATTCACAGCTTTGCCCCACAATCATAATTTATCCAAAAGAAGTAATTTCTTCGATTTAGAGTGCAAGGGTATCTTCAACAAAACCATGTTCTTCCGCCTGGATCGTATATGTGAAGACTGTTATCAACTATTCCGTGAAACAAGTATACATCGGTTATGCAA ACAAGATTGCTTTGGCTCACCATTCTTTAATGCCTGCATAGAGGCCTTGCAATTGCATGAGGAGATGGATAAATACAATGAATGGCGTGATACCTTGGGCAAAAAGTAA
- the LOC135961990 gene encoding zinc finger CCHC domain-containing protein 8 homolog — protein sequence MSELNADDSVCIIEDKNVTCITLDDSQDVEYIDDCEEEIAPAPPALDSEMEDGEVCEDESMQKETICEIKFSTKNQYEKFGPLLINILKDRLCDHKSVETIEIDEQETQDCVTLVVQKVGGHEIKDIPIPPTVNAPVIAEEKKEVFEKETSPDLSGISELFTIDTAPAPKIDGVKVPSYKRAIKDVLLDGEAAARKKQKEEEDVFKPKKSNTCFNCGEADHSIRDCTKPHNANRIKNARRACYKTERYHVDIDQRFAHIKPGSISDKLKEAMGLRKGELPFFFYRMRVLGYPPGWLEDAKVEHSGINLFNSDGTKILQSDEDEGEVDTINHKYNISKIYDFPGFNQDPGENFYDDYKYHNVPPLNKNQMKEEFIKTLGDNVLKAYKRKKLKDFPNANSDECNVETSTMEATDMEIEDPETTTLGEVQFTRPPPPDDQPPSLPPPPPATPPPTSESPPTVSECKDRELSTQSPSLLQLEKRKQRLLQELQSNTSVIEIDDSLIDDIIELDEEGEQNLKINKSSDNSSESTAVTENEIAVAKPTVIKESFMGTPVLKFSPYDNLPNGDNFKVGVSDVINFENLPDSTGTYEHMKEVIKKVRNCIHKLHSEE from the exons ATGTCAGAACTTAATGCGGACGATAGTGTTTGTATTATAGAAGATAAAAATGTAACGTGTATAACGCTGGACGATTCCCAAGATGTTGAATATATAGACGATTGTGAGGAGGAAATAGCTCCGGCACCACCTGCTTTGGACTCTGAAATGGAAGATGGTGAAGTGTGTGAAGATGAAAGTATGCAAAAGGAAACTATATGTGAGATaaagttttcaacaaaaaatcaatatgaaaaatttggTCCGCTTTTAATCAACATTCTAAAAGATAGATTATGCGATCATAAATCAGTAGAGACTATTGAAATAGACGAGCAAGAAACCCAAGACTGTGTCACGTTGGTTGTACAGAAAGTAGGTGGACATGAAATTAAAGACATACCAATACCTCCCACTGTGAATGCACCCGTTATCGCTGAGGAGAAAAAGGAAGTATTTGAAAAGGAAACCTCGCCTGATTTAAGTGGCATAAGTGAATTATTTACTATTGATACGGCTCCGGCACCTAAAATTGACGGTGTTAAAGTCCCCTCTTATAAGCGAGCAATTAAAGATGTCCTATTGGATGGGGAGGCAGCAGCGCGTAAGAAACAAAAAGAAGAGGAAGATgtattcaaaccaaaaaaatcaaatacttGTTTTAACTGTGGTGAAGCTGACCATTCCATTAGGGACTGCACTAAGCCACACAATGCTAATCGCATTAAGAATGCGAGGAGGGCATGCTATAAAACGGAACGTTATCATGTTGATATTGATCAAAGGTTTGCCCATATAAAGCCTGGCAGTATAAGCGACAAACTGAAGGAAGCTATGGGTTTAAGAAAAGGTGAGCTGCCATTTTTCTTCTATCGCATGCGTGTATTGGGTTATCCACCCGGTTGGCTAGAAGATGCTAAAGTGGAACATTCCGGTATAAATCTATTTAACTCTGAT gGAACGAAAATTTTACAATCTGACGAAGATGAAGGAGAAGTGGATACTATAAATCATAAATATAACATAtctaaaatttatgattttcctGGTTTTAATCAAGATCCGGGTGAAAACTTTTACGAT GATTACAAATACCACAATGTTCCGCCATtgaacaaaaatcaaatgaaagaAGAATTTATTAAGACTCTGGGGGACAATGTCCTAAAAGCTTATAAACGTAAAAAACTTAAGGATTTTCCAAATGCTAATTCAGACGAATGCAATGTTGAGACCTCTACAATGGAAGCTACTGATATGGAAATTGAAGATCCAGAAACAACAACGTTAGGTGAAGTGCAATTTACTAGACCACCTCCTCCAGACGATCAGCCACCCTCTCTGCCGCCGCCACCTCCAGCTACGCCTCCACCAACTTCCGAATCTCCCCCAACTGTAAGTGAATGTAAAGATCGCGAATTATCAACTCAATCGCCGTCGTTATTGCAATTGGAAAAACGAAAACAACGACTCTTACAAGAGTTGCAATCTAACACTAGTGTCATAGAAATTGATGATTCCCTAATAGATGACATAATCGAGTTAGATGAAgaaggtgaacaaaatttaaaaatcaataaaagctCTGACAATTCTTCTGAATCAACAGCGGTAACGGAAAATGAAATTGCTGTTGCCAAACCCACAGTCATTAAAGAGTCATTTATGGGTACACCCGTACTAAAATTCTCTCCGTATGATAACTTACCAAATGGCGACAACTTTAAAGTTGGCGTTAGTGatgttattaattttgaaaatttaccaGATTCTACCGGCACATATGAACACATGAAAgaagttataaaaaaagtacgCAATTGTATACACAAATTACATAGCGAGGAATGA
- the LOC135960787 gene encoding small integral membrane protein 14: MGDEFDGCECVWSHELAMQRLLNFIRQNQNECTDTHCIDVTGRLTQNTPSTTGGEDNNFTMMTMVMIFALIMYLIRPESIMKLTNTKRRGHGPNNGGNGGSNQPPPPSPPAVN; this comes from the exons atgggtgaTGAATTCGATGGTTGCGAGTGTGTTTGGTCTCACGAATTGGCTATGCAAAGGCTATTGAACTTT ATACGTCAAAATCAAAACGAATGTACGGATACGCATTGTATAGATG ttaCAGGTCGTTTAACACAAAATACACCTTCGACCACAGGTGGAGAAGATAATAATTTTACTATGATGACAATGGTTATGATTTTTGCCTTgattatgtatttaataagaCCTGAATCAATTATGAAATTGACCAATACTAAACGTCGTGGTCATGGTCCTAACAATGGAGGCAACGGAGGCTCAAATCAACCGCCACCACCTTCACCGCCGGCGGTGAAttaa